From a region of the Thermoleophilia bacterium genome:
- a CDS encoding ABC transporter substrate-binding protein: MVDVNKEISRRDFLKIVGVAGAAIGASAGLGGLLAACGEEETTTTAAPTSTTQPSSTTSVSAGPEVGREIKIGFVAPLTGVLAVFGVADQYCVDRAREGFGDGIVCGDGKKHPVKILVEDGQSESDRAAKVAGDLINNAKVDLLLAASTGTNVGPVADQAEAAGVPCLSTDCPWQNYLVPRQADRNTVFKWTYNAFWGTEDLIATFEDMWSQVPTNKKVAVLLPNDALGIPWKAAFEETLPKHGWDAYFSDLYTVGTQDFSAMISAYKKFGAEIMFCEANPPDFTAFWTQCLQQGFKPKVSSVAVALAFPEDAAALGDLAHNQLGELGWHPKTQFTSPLLNGETAQEFADKFTAATGKMWNQSLVHFLVFDWAYDVLKRTPNIDDKNAIIEAVKNTKLDTIGGPIDFTAPIEQEIRIGVGRISANCYKTPLFGNQWRKAPAGSKFPYESVIVSNVAGSMVPKQDNVQPMVYS; encoded by the coding sequence ATGGTAGACGTAAACAAAGAGATAAGCCGGCGTGATTTCCTCAAAATTGTAGGTGTCGCCGGGGCAGCGATCGGAGCGAGCGCGGGTCTTGGCGGCTTGCTAGCTGCTTGCGGCGAAGAAGAAACTACTACAACGGCAGCGCCAACCAGCACCACTCAACCAAGCAGCACCACCAGTGTTAGCGCAGGCCCTGAGGTTGGCCGTGAAATCAAGATCGGGTTTGTGGCTCCGCTTACCGGCGTGCTGGCGGTTTTCGGCGTAGCCGACCAATATTGCGTCGACCGGGCGAGAGAGGGATTCGGAGACGGAATTGTCTGCGGCGACGGAAAGAAACATCCGGTAAAGATCCTAGTAGAGGACGGGCAATCAGAGTCAGACCGAGCAGCCAAAGTAGCCGGGGACTTGATCAACAACGCCAAAGTCGACTTGCTCCTTGCCGCCTCAACAGGCACAAACGTGGGTCCTGTGGCCGACCAGGCCGAAGCTGCAGGGGTCCCTTGTCTTAGCACTGACTGTCCGTGGCAAAACTACCTGGTCCCAAGACAGGCCGACCGTAACACGGTTTTCAAGTGGACATACAACGCCTTCTGGGGCACCGAGGACCTCATCGCCACATTTGAGGACATGTGGAGCCAGGTGCCCACAAATAAGAAGGTGGCAGTGCTCTTGCCCAATGACGCTTTGGGCATCCCGTGGAAGGCCGCCTTCGAGGAGACCCTGCCCAAGCACGGTTGGGACGCCTACTTCTCCGACCTTTACACTGTAGGCACACAGGACTTCAGCGCCATGATCAGCGCCTACAAGAAGTTTGGGGCGGAGATCATGTTCTGCGAAGCCAACCCGCCAGACTTCACAGCGTTCTGGACGCAGTGTTTGCAACAGGGCTTCAAGCCCAAGGTTTCAAGCGTTGCTGTTGCTTTGGCCTTCCCCGAAGACGCAGCTGCACTGGGTGACCTCGCCCACAACCAGCTGGGTGAGCTAGGCTGGCATCCTAAGACCCAATTCACCTCGCCCCTCCTGAATGGGGAAACCGCTCAGGAGTTTGCGGACAAGTTTACGGCCGCCACAGGCAAGATGTGGAACCAGTCACTGGTTCACTTCCTGGTGTTTGACTGGGCGTACGATGTTCTCAAGCGCACTCCCAACATCGATGACAAGAACGCCATTATTGAGGCAGTCAAGAACACCAAGCTCGACACCATCGGTGGCCCGATTGACTTTACAGCGCCAATCGAACAGGAGATAAGGATTGGCGTCGGGCGAATCAGCGCAAACTGCTACAAGACGCCGCTATTCGGTAACCAGTGGCGCAAGGCCCCAGCCGGCAGCAAGTTCCCGTACGAATCCGTGATTGTGAGCAACGTTGCTGGAAGCATGGTGCCCAAGCAGGATAACGTACAGCCCATGGTTTATTCGTAG
- a CDS encoding IclR family transcriptional regulator, which yields MVDPLRESAKQSRVKSDEAPTRTLEKGLFLLSLFDTEHPEWSLKQLQERSGFSKATTRRLVKTLEATKWLAYDPNSRTYHLGSSALRVLYLATSHSELVRIVHPSLVKLAKETNESAIFSVWTDQGALIIDTAPSSRPFKPVTYPGMLLPGVASADAQVLIAFGPEENWDVILAGPIERRTERTVTDPVILRERWRRVRQEGVAYDWGEWNLGAPAVSAPVFDGSGQLRGAVTVVAPIERCSEEQMQEYAKAVKKTAAEISKKLRPH from the coding sequence TTGGTCGACCCGCTACGAGAATCGGCGAAACAATCCCGTGTCAAATCCGATGAAGCCCCCACTCGCACTCTGGAGAAGGGTCTCTTTTTACTTAGCCTGTTTGACACCGAGCACCCAGAATGGAGCTTGAAACAGCTGCAGGAGAGATCAGGATTCTCCAAGGCCACAACCCGACGCTTGGTCAAAACTTTGGAGGCCACAAAGTGGCTGGCCTACGATCCCAACTCGCGCACCTATCACCTGGGTTCCAGTGCTCTGCGGGTTCTCTATCTGGCGACCTCACACTCAGAGTTGGTGCGCATCGTGCATCCTTCGCTGGTCAAGCTCGCTAAGGAGACAAATGAGTCGGCGATTTTCTCGGTATGGACAGACCAAGGCGCGCTCATTATTGATACGGCTCCGAGTTCTCGCCCGTTTAAGCCTGTCACCTACCCCGGCATGCTCCTTCCCGGGGTAGCAAGCGCTGATGCCCAAGTGCTTATTGCTTTTGGCCCGGAGGAAAACTGGGACGTGATTCTGGCCGGCCCCATCGAGCGCCGTACGGAACGTACGGTCACGGATCCGGTTATTTTGCGGGAGCGATGGCGCAGGGTTCGGCAGGAGGGGGTTGCATATGATTGGGGCGAGTGGAACCTAGGAGCTCCTGCTGTATCTGCACCAGTATTTGACGGTAGTGGGCAGCTGCGTGGAGCAGTGACGGTTGTCGCCCCCATAGAGCGGTGCTCTGAAGAACAAATGCAGGAGTAC